In Synechococcus sp. KORDI-100, a single window of DNA contains:
- a CDS encoding heme oxygenase (biliverdin-producing): MSVALAAQIREGTKKSHTMAENTGFVSCFLKGVVDKASYRKLVADLYFVYTAMEDEIGKLGDHPVVGPIGMKELNRRESLEQDLTYYYGAGWRDQIEPSPSASEYVERIHAVAKESPELLVGHHYTRYLGDLSGGQILKNIAQKAMNMDGDDGLSFYVFNDIDDEKAFKTTYRSAMDALPIDQATADRIVEEANHAFHLNMNMFKELEGNLVAAIGKVLFGFLTRRQRAGSTEAAAA; the protein is encoded by the coding sequence ATGTCCGTCGCTCTGGCTGCCCAGATCCGTGAAGGCACGAAAAAATCCCACACGATGGCGGAGAACACCGGCTTCGTGAGCTGTTTTCTTAAGGGTGTGGTCGACAAGGCCAGCTATCGCAAGCTCGTCGCTGATTTGTATTTCGTCTACACGGCGATGGAAGACGAGATCGGCAAGCTCGGTGACCATCCAGTGGTGGGCCCGATCGGCATGAAAGAGCTCAACCGACGTGAATCTCTCGAACAGGACCTGACCTATTACTACGGAGCTGGATGGCGGGATCAGATCGAGCCGTCACCGTCAGCGTCCGAGTACGTCGAGCGCATTCATGCCGTCGCCAAGGAGTCGCCAGAGCTGCTGGTGGGCCATCACTACACCCGCTACCTCGGCGATCTCTCCGGGGGGCAGATTCTTAAAAACATCGCCCAGAAAGCGATGAACATGGATGGTGATGACGGCTTGAGCTTTTACGTCTTCAACGACATTGACGACGAGAAGGCCTTCAAAACCACCTATCGATCAGCCATGGATGCGCTGCCGATCGACCAGGCCACGGCAGATCGCATTGTTGAGGAAGCCAATCATGCCTTCCACCTCAACATGAACATGTTCAAGGAGCTTGAGGGGAACCTGGTGGCAGCCATCGGCAAGGTTCTCTTCGGTTTCCTCACCCGCCGTCAGCGGGCTGGCAGCACGGAGGCGGCTGCCGCCTGA